One Solibacillus sp. R5-41 DNA segment encodes these proteins:
- a CDS encoding aldehyde dehydrogenase family protein yields MQKIPMLINGDWVYADEERLVDVTNPSTGEVLAQISNANEAQVNEAIRAARVAFDSEEWRKVKAFERGQLLTELAQYIREHAEEWSLLECRDVGKPLSQARADIEAAARYFEFYGGAADKVMGDTIPIEDGILNAVVLEPVGITVHIVPWNYPIQITARSVAAAIATGNAVIVKSAEDTPLTTHAITKWFAAKVPAGIFQHVTGLGSDVGPLLTSHPDINHITFTGSVPTGIAVMQAAAKNIVPVTLELGGKSPNIVFADAPMEQALDGVLRAIIQNAGQTCSAGARLLIEESAKEVFLTQLVERFKVLKVGPGEADLDMGPLLNERQFMNILVRLQQAREDGYVVVGGETLTIEGYEKGYYIQPTILDGLEDTHVLAQEEIFGPVLTVFTFDTVEKAIALANSTQYGLVAGVWSKDLDTAHYVASRVQAGQVFINNYGAAGGIQMPFGGYKKSGIGREKGFVALRNYTQMKNIAIRYALPN; encoded by the coding sequence ATGCAAAAAATTCCAATGTTGATAAATGGCGATTGGGTTTACGCGGATGAAGAACGATTAGTAGATGTAACGAATCCGTCTACTGGTGAAGTGCTGGCGCAAATTAGTAATGCAAATGAAGCGCAAGTCAATGAAGCGATACGTGCGGCACGTGTGGCATTTGACAGTGAAGAATGGCGTAAGGTGAAGGCATTTGAGCGTGGTCAGCTACTAACCGAGTTAGCACAATATATACGTGAGCATGCGGAAGAATGGAGTTTACTAGAGTGCCGAGATGTCGGGAAGCCGTTATCACAAGCGCGTGCAGATATTGAAGCGGCAGCTCGTTATTTTGAGTTTTATGGTGGAGCGGCGGATAAAGTTATGGGGGATACCATTCCGATTGAAGATGGTATTTTAAATGCGGTAGTACTGGAGCCAGTTGGAATTACCGTACATATCGTACCGTGGAACTATCCGATTCAAATTACAGCAAGAAGTGTCGCAGCTGCCATTGCCACAGGTAATGCGGTGATTGTGAAAAGTGCGGAAGATACGCCACTAACGACGCATGCAATAACGAAGTGGTTTGCGGCTAAAGTGCCGGCAGGAATTTTTCAGCATGTTACAGGCTTAGGGAGTGATGTTGGACCACTATTAACATCGCATCCAGACATTAATCACATTACTTTTACTGGTTCTGTCCCAACAGGCATTGCCGTGATGCAGGCAGCGGCTAAAAATATTGTGCCAGTGACGTTAGAGCTTGGTGGGAAATCACCGAACATCGTATTTGCAGATGCGCCGATGGAACAGGCATTGGACGGTGTACTACGTGCCATCATTCAAAATGCAGGACAAACATGCTCAGCAGGCGCACGTTTACTGATTGAAGAAAGTGCAAAAGAGGTGTTTTTAACTCAGCTAGTGGAGCGATTTAAAGTGCTCAAAGTGGGTCCTGGTGAAGCAGATCTAGATATGGGACCATTATTAAATGAACGTCAATTTATGAATATTTTAGTGCGATTACAGCAAGCGAGGGAAGACGGCTATGTTGTAGTTGGTGGCGAAACATTGACGATTGAGGGCTATGAGAAAGGGTATTACATTCAACCGACAATTCTTGATGGCTTGGAAGATACCCACGTTCTAGCGCAGGAAGAAATATTCGGACCAGTCCTTACTGTCTTTACATTTGACACAGTCGAAAAAGCAATTGCACTGGCCAATAGTACACAATACGGATTAGTAGCAGGTGTTTGGTCAAAGGATTTAGATACAGCGCATTATGTCGCAAGCCGTGTGCAGGCAGGGCAAGTGTTTATCAATAATTACGGAGCAGCAGGTGGTATTCAAATGCCATTTGGAGGATATAAGAAAAGCGGCATTGGGCGTGAAAAAGGCTTTGTTGCACTTCGAAATTATACACAAATGAAAAATATTGCTATTCGTTATGCTCTACCCAATTGA
- a CDS encoding M20 family metallopeptidase, which translates to MTFASLKKTASYVRDRKTVIELTQKLVRIESVYRENDPNGNEEEVANYIAQYLRDMGIETHVEEVVPGRPNVIGIIDSGNPGKTLLFEGHTDVVTEGNREAWVYDPFGAEIVDGRMYGRGTNDTKGNLACMITACQSLLLDQEEFTGKIILCIPCDEEGLMLGIKHFIKNGWADGVDGAIICEPQENNVCIAQRGAIRLQVDIFGKMAHGAISWSGINPNWRMARFIVELEKLEKEEQARLGRDAMLNWPSITPTILRAPVKGDAQINVIPDHCMTTLDIRTVPAQDHDELLGKIDAIIKRLQADDPDFKVELTVLDNRPATATPKEDPVVQAIYEAVAEVTEQKPIYNGVPGATDGTFLHVHGVPIVTVGAGDREIPHQINEYVDIEELAETTAIYRLAALKFLKDDKI; encoded by the coding sequence ATGACATTTGCAAGCTTAAAAAAAACGGCATCGTACGTACGTGATCGAAAGACAGTTATTGAATTGACACAAAAATTAGTACGAATAGAAAGTGTGTATCGTGAAAATGATCCAAATGGCAATGAAGAAGAAGTAGCCAATTATATAGCTCAGTATTTACGAGATATGGGCATTGAAACACATGTAGAGGAAGTGGTGCCTGGTAGACCAAACGTTATTGGCATTATTGATTCTGGCAATCCAGGGAAAACGCTGCTGTTTGAAGGCCATACGGATGTTGTAACAGAAGGAAATCGTGAGGCATGGGTGTATGATCCATTCGGCGCAGAAATTGTGGACGGTCGTATGTATGGACGCGGCACAAATGATACAAAAGGAAATCTTGCATGTATGATTACAGCTTGTCAGTCCTTGCTGCTAGATCAGGAGGAGTTTACAGGCAAAATTATTTTATGTATTCCTTGTGATGAAGAGGGACTGATGCTTGGTATTAAGCATTTCATTAAAAACGGCTGGGCTGACGGAGTAGATGGTGCAATTATTTGTGAGCCACAAGAAAATAATGTGTGTATTGCACAGCGTGGTGCGATTCGCTTACAGGTAGATATTTTCGGTAAAATGGCACACGGTGCGATATCTTGGAGTGGCATTAACCCGAATTGGCGTATGGCGCGCTTTATTGTAGAGCTTGAAAAATTAGAAAAAGAAGAGCAGGCACGTTTAGGGAGAGACGCTATGTTGAACTGGCCATCGATTACGCCAACAATTTTACGTGCTCCAGTAAAAGGGGATGCGCAAATTAATGTGATTCCAGATCACTGTATGACGACGCTCGATATTCGGACGGTGCCAGCGCAAGATCATGATGAGCTCCTTGGCAAAATTGATGCAATTATTAAACGCTTACAAGCGGATGATCCCGACTTCAAGGTGGAGTTGACGGTATTAGATAATCGACCAGCGACAGCAACACCGAAGGAAGATCCTGTCGTACAGGCTATCTATGAGGCGGTTGCAGAAGTAACAGAACAAAAACCGATTTATAACGGTGTACCCGGTGCAACAGATGGCACATTCCTCCATGTGCATGGTGTGCCAATTGTGACAGTAGGTGCTGGTGATCGCGAAATTCCGCATCAAATTAATGAGTATGTGGATATTGAAGAACTAGCCGAAACGACAGCGATTTATCGTTTGGCAGCACTAAAGTTTCTTAAGGACGATAAAATATGA
- a CDS encoding ABC transporter ATP-binding protein: MPKKEVLLEINHLKAYFPVKRKSMKEEKKVVKAVDDISLEIYRGETLGIVGESGSGKSTFGRTILKLVEPTEGEILYKGQQIQHLKGSNLQKYRNQMQMIFQDPFASLNPRMRIGAIIEEPMALQLTLTKEQRKKRVKELLQKVGLAEDAMHKYPHEFSGGQRQRIGIARALAINPEFIIADEPVSALDVSVQSQVLNLLMDLQDEFQLTYLFISHDLSVVKHISDRVAVLYLGRIVEIGTKKELYTNPLHPYTQALLSAIPVVNFDEPKQAIPLQGELPSPMNPPVGCVFHTRCPFVMGKCHQVRPTMQEMNEHQRVACFLYDK; this comes from the coding sequence ATGCCGAAGAAGGAAGTCTTACTTGAAATCAATCATTTAAAAGCCTATTTTCCAGTGAAGCGGAAGTCGATGAAAGAAGAGAAAAAAGTCGTCAAAGCAGTCGATGATATTTCCTTGGAAATATATCGCGGGGAGACACTTGGGATTGTGGGTGAGTCTGGTTCAGGGAAATCAACGTTTGGACGCACGATTTTAAAACTCGTCGAACCAACAGAAGGCGAGATTTTATATAAAGGGCAGCAAATTCAGCATTTGAAAGGTAGTAATTTGCAAAAGTATCGCAATCAAATGCAAATGATATTTCAAGATCCATTTGCGTCTCTTAATCCTCGTATGCGTATTGGTGCCATAATCGAAGAACCGATGGCATTACAATTGACGCTTACAAAAGAGCAACGTAAAAAACGGGTCAAGGAGCTTTTGCAAAAAGTGGGCTTAGCAGAAGATGCGATGCATAAATATCCACATGAATTTTCTGGTGGTCAGCGTCAGCGTATAGGTATTGCGCGTGCGCTGGCCATCAATCCAGAATTCATCATTGCAGATGAACCGGTTTCAGCACTGGATGTTTCGGTACAATCGCAAGTACTGAATTTACTGATGGATTTACAAGATGAATTTCAATTGACGTATTTATTCATTTCGCATGATTTAAGTGTCGTTAAACATATTAGCGATCGTGTAGCGGTGCTCTATCTTGGTCGCATTGTAGAAATAGGCACGAAAAAAGAATTGTATACCAATCCACTTCATCCATATACACAGGCATTATTATCAGCGATTCCGGTTGTTAATTTTGATGAACCAAAGCAGGCTATTCCTTTGCAAGGGGAGCTACCGAGTCCGATGAATCCACCTGTAGGTTGTGTGTTTCATACGCGTTGTCCGTTTGTGATGGGGAAGTGTCACCAAGTGCGGCCAACCATGCAAGAAATGAACGAACATCAACGTGTCGCCTGTTTTTTGTATGATAAATAG
- a CDS encoding SMI1/KNR4 family protein has protein sequence MEQKLIDQLNEWHEVDEHQRIIDSLSQIPDEERDYESISLLARAYNNLGLYKEALYQFDKISEAGKQDSLWHYRVGFALYHLKRYEEAAQAFNRSDQLEPGVKSTEYFLRTSTHKAKKQKKEELRLAKKQAYFERGGSAAKKSPFSDMFLTDFWDDSGYARTSYQSEPPTDELIASIEKELCYKLPSSYIHLMRHQNGGVPKNTYFPTQEPTSWAEDHIAISGIMGIGREKSYSLCGDLGSPFMIEEWGYPDIGVVICDCPSAGHDVVMLDYRACGKAGEPEVVHVDQEEDYEITFLADNFEEFIKGLVSEEQYDTSEEDKEEALDKVAHGKFSPLLEELCSQVTEVEQVEQKIRSICTRIVEEKGHFSFHADELSYVMYDVQFWLYTKSYPDTSRDQYVAAYQNIIAFGGEFGQGGYGPSFITDWLDHRIEEGRIVQNHGIIRFTNAFAEEVINKLNEG, from the coding sequence ATGGAACAAAAGCTTATTGATCAATTGAACGAGTGGCATGAAGTAGACGAACATCAGCGAATTATCGATTCGCTTTCACAAATTCCTGATGAAGAACGAGACTATGAATCAATCAGCCTTTTGGCCCGAGCCTATAACAATTTGGGGCTTTACAAAGAAGCGCTCTATCAATTTGATAAAATTTCTGAGGCTGGCAAACAGGATTCTCTATGGCATTATCGGGTAGGCTTTGCTCTTTATCATTTAAAGAGATATGAGGAAGCAGCTCAAGCTTTCAACAGGTCTGATCAATTAGAGCCTGGTGTTAAAAGTACCGAGTACTTTTTAAGAACGAGTACTCATAAAGCGAAGAAGCAGAAAAAGGAAGAACTCCGGCTTGCCAAGAAGCAAGCTTACTTCGAGCGTGGCGGTTCCGCAGCAAAGAAGAGTCCTTTTTCAGATATGTTTCTAACTGATTTCTGGGATGACAGCGGGTATGCTAGAACATCCTATCAATCTGAGCCACCGACGGATGAACTAATCGCTTCTATAGAAAAAGAGCTTTGTTATAAGCTCCCCTCCTCTTATATTCATCTGATGAGGCATCAGAATGGCGGGGTGCCGAAGAACACCTACTTTCCAACTCAGGAACCGACTTCCTGGGCAGAGGATCATATTGCTATTTCAGGGATTATGGGAATTGGTCGCGAGAAAAGCTATTCGCTGTGCGGAGATCTGGGCAGTCCATTTATGATCGAGGAATGGGGATATCCTGACATTGGCGTGGTGATCTGTGATTGTCCTTCAGCCGGTCATGATGTCGTCATGTTAGACTACCGAGCATGCGGTAAAGCTGGAGAACCTGAAGTCGTTCATGTCGATCAAGAAGAGGATTATGAGATTACCTTCCTTGCCGATAATTTTGAAGAGTTTATTAAAGGCTTAGTGAGCGAAGAACAATATGATACTTCTGAAGAAGACAAAGAAGAAGCCTTGGATAAAGTTGCGCACGGTAAATTTTCTCCCCTGCTGGAGGAGCTGTGCTCACAAGTAACCGAAGTGGAACAGGTTGAACAGAAAATCCGCAGTATATGTACACGGATTGTTGAAGAAAAAGGACATTTTTCTTTTCATGCAGATGAATTATCGTATGTCATGTATGATGTGCAGTTTTGGTTATATACGAAGTCGTATCCGGACACCAGTCGTGATCAATATGTGGCAGCATATCAAAACATAATCGCTTTTGGCGGAGAATTCGGTCAAGGCGGATATGGCCCTTCTTTTATTACAGATTGGCTTGATCATCGCATCGAGGAAGGACGTATCGTACAGAATCACGGGATTATTCGCTTTACCAATGCGTTTGCAGAGGAAGTAATTAATAAGTTAAATGAAGGCTAA
- a CDS encoding SDR family NAD(P)-dependent oxidoreductase, which produces MAVDQQVVIVTGAGGGMGQAILKHLLEQGKIVVGLDLSVASLADRESDVLQLHDVNVLHEDKVNEVFQNIYDKYGRIDGLVNAIGIAQAATPIEDVSINEWNRLMDVNVKSLFITTKAAVPYMKARKKGAIVTIASISAVRPRPGLQAYIASKGAAESFSRGLAIELAPHQIRVNTIHPGPADTQMLSQFAAPNADVEQTKQEVFVQSVPLGRLVAPADIAGAVCYLLSDAASMVTGTTLHVDGGRGL; this is translated from the coding sequence ATGGCAGTTGATCAGCAAGTAGTGATTGTGACAGGTGCGGGTGGTGGTATGGGACAAGCTATTTTAAAGCATTTGCTAGAGCAAGGGAAAATTGTTGTTGGGCTTGATTTATCAGTAGCATCACTAGCTGATAGGGAAAGTGATGTGCTGCAACTCCATGACGTGAATGTGCTTCATGAGGATAAAGTAAATGAAGTTTTTCAAAATATTTATGACAAATATGGACGAATCGATGGGCTTGTCAATGCGATTGGCATTGCACAGGCGGCGACACCGATTGAAGATGTATCGATAAATGAGTGGAATCGTTTAATGGACGTGAATGTGAAAAGTTTATTTATTACGACAAAAGCGGCTGTGCCATATATGAAGGCACGTAAAAAAGGAGCGATTGTCACGATTGCCTCAATTTCAGCTGTACGTCCGCGTCCAGGGTTGCAAGCTTATATCGCATCAAAAGGAGCAGCGGAAAGTTTTTCTCGTGGGTTGGCCATTGAACTTGCGCCGCATCAAATTCGAGTGAATACTATTCATCCTGGGCCAGCGGATACACAAATGTTGTCCCAATTTGCGGCACCAAATGCAGACGTTGAACAAACAAAGCAAGAAGTATTTGTCCAATCTGTCCCACTTGGTCGCCTAGTCGCTCCTGCAGATATTGCAGGAGCCGTTTGTTATTTACTTTCGGATGCAGCGAGTATGGTAACGGGTACGACGTTACATGTTGATGGGGGTCGTGGATTGTAA
- a CDS encoding DUF4274 domain-containing protein — MCDKIEGINSPEILHAIVNENNLDDGPEPMLSVFHNPVTPEITLLDMYELLDGYYWR, encoded by the coding sequence ATGTGCGATAAGATAGAAGGAATAAATTCGCCGGAAATATTACATGCCATCGTGAACGAAAATAACTTGGATGATGGCCCTGAACCGATGCTGTCCGTTTTTCATAATCCAGTCACTCCAGAAATTACTCTTCTCGACATGTATGAATTATTAGATGGATATTACTGGCGGTAG
- a CDS encoding ABC transporter ATP-binding protein — MEPINTQQVLLEVSNLKIQFQLKNGKQAKVVDDVSFSIHKGETVALVGESGSGKSITSLAIMRLLPIPPGEITAGTIHFNGNNLLDYKNKEMSHIRGNDISMVFQEPMTSLDPVFTIGNQLMESIRRHRKVSKKEAREKAIHLLQEVGIANADKMIAEYPHQLSGGMRQRVMIAIAMANNPQLLIADEPTTALDVTVQAQILNLMMKMKKEHRSAILFITHDMSVVAETADRVMVMYAGQIVEEAPVRELFLNPQHPYTTALLKTMPSLDTDVERLPSIPGIVPPAYALPDGCRFAPRCQFAMEQCQSLQPEVLTVNEAHKVRCHLFSGKEERAYAEEGSLT; from the coding sequence ATGGAACCAATAAACACACAACAGGTGCTATTAGAAGTAAGCAATTTGAAAATTCAATTCCAGCTGAAAAATGGCAAGCAAGCCAAAGTAGTGGATGACGTGAGTTTTTCCATTCATAAAGGCGAAACGGTCGCACTCGTAGGCGAATCAGGAAGTGGTAAAAGTATTACGTCGCTTGCCATTATGCGCCTACTTCCAATACCACCGGGGGAAATCACAGCTGGCACAATCCACTTTAACGGCAATAATCTATTAGACTACAAAAATAAAGAGATGAGTCATATACGCGGCAATGACATTAGTATGGTTTTTCAAGAGCCGATGACTTCACTTGATCCAGTTTTTACGATTGGCAATCAACTAATGGAATCTATTCGGAGACATCGAAAAGTGTCCAAAAAAGAAGCGCGCGAAAAAGCCATTCATCTTTTACAAGAGGTAGGAATTGCCAATGCAGACAAAATGATAGCTGAATATCCGCATCAATTATCAGGTGGGATGCGTCAACGTGTCATGATTGCCATTGCCATGGCGAATAATCCGCAGCTCCTTATTGCAGATGAGCCAACAACAGCACTAGATGTAACTGTGCAAGCGCAAATTTTAAACTTGATGATGAAGATGAAGAAGGAGCATCGTTCCGCCATCTTATTTATCACGCATGATATGAGTGTCGTTGCGGAGACGGCTGATCGTGTCATGGTCATGTATGCAGGGCAAATTGTTGAAGAAGCACCAGTGAGGGAGCTATTTTTAAATCCGCAACATCCATATACGACAGCCTTGTTAAAAACGATGCCAAGTCTTGATACGGATGTGGAAAGATTGCCGTCTATCCCGGGCATTGTACCACCTGCGTACGCGTTACCTGATGGTTGTCGCTTTGCACCGCGTTGCCAATTTGCGATGGAACAGTGTCAATCGCTACAACCAGAAGTGTTGACTGTCAATGAAGCACATAAAGTACGTTGCCATTTATTCTCGGGTAAGGAGGAGCGTGCCTATGCCGAAGAAGGAAGTCTTACTTGA
- a CDS encoding P1 family peptidase: MIGNITDVPGVKVGHAENKEAITGCTVLLVENGAVCGVDVRGSAPGTRETDALDPINAIDRVHGICLAGGSAFGLDAATGVMHYLEEKGVGVDAGVTKIPIVPSAVLFDLFIGDAHVRPTAEMGYEAAKNAQVGAFANGNIGAGYGATVGKIAGPQFCMKGGMGSASTAGKDDLVVGAIVAVNAVGDVKDPDTREILAGARNPETASWIDSCAYLAEYAQSQALAGTNTTIGVIAVNAQLTKAEAKKIAQLTQNALARTIYPVHTMLDGDTIFVLGTGDKSYPVDYIGQLATQVMEEAILAGVKSADKLANVESYSSIQNA; the protein is encoded by the coding sequence ATGATTGGCAATATTACCGATGTTCCTGGTGTGAAAGTAGGACATGCAGAAAATAAAGAAGCGATTACCGGATGCACAGTCCTACTTGTCGAAAACGGTGCAGTGTGTGGCGTTGATGTGCGAGGCTCTGCACCTGGCACACGTGAAACAGATGCGCTTGATCCTATTAATGCCATAGATCGTGTGCACGGCATTTGTTTAGCTGGTGGCAGTGCGTTTGGCTTAGATGCCGCTACAGGAGTTATGCACTATTTAGAGGAAAAAGGTGTCGGTGTTGACGCAGGTGTTACAAAAATTCCGATTGTCCCCAGTGCCGTGTTGTTCGATTTATTTATCGGAGATGCACACGTAAGACCTACAGCAGAAATGGGCTATGAAGCGGCGAAAAACGCGCAAGTCGGCGCATTTGCTAACGGTAATATCGGTGCGGGATATGGCGCAACGGTTGGTAAAATAGCAGGTCCACAATTTTGCATGAAAGGAGGAATGGGGAGTGCCTCTACTGCAGGAAAAGACGATCTTGTTGTCGGAGCGATTGTTGCAGTGAATGCAGTGGGAGATGTGAAAGACCCTGACACAAGGGAGATACTGGCAGGTGCGCGCAACCCAGAAACAGCCAGCTGGATTGATAGCTGTGCTTATTTAGCTGAATATGCTCAATCACAAGCACTCGCAGGAACGAATACTACCATTGGGGTCATTGCTGTGAATGCGCAATTAACGAAAGCTGAGGCGAAAAAAATTGCGCAGCTAACACAAAATGCACTTGCACGTACGATTTATCCCGTCCATACGATGCTAGATGGCGATACGATTTTTGTGTTAGGTACAGGAGACAAATCTTATCCTGTTGACTATATTGGTCAATTAGCGACACAGGTTATGGAAGAGGCGATACTTGCAGGCGTCAAATCAGCGGACAAACTAGCAAATGTAGAAAGCTATTCAAGCATTCAAAATGCATAA
- a CDS encoding tartrate dehydrogenase, which yields MTATRIAIIPGDGIGKEVMEEAIKVLEVLQEHDHTLQIEATIFPWSSDYYLEHGRMMPNNALETLAQYDAILFGAIGDDRVPDDVTVWELIMPIRKQFQQYVNFRPIKSLPGIASPLANGKNIDFVIFRENAEGEYSNSGGRIYNDQPQEMTIQNTIMTRIGIEKIVRAACNYAHKHHKTKITSATKSNAIIHSMKFWDEHTKRVLGNTSPTLQLESIYIDALVAYFVERPQDFEVVVASNLFGDILSDLGSALVGGLGLSPSANLNPEKAFPSMFEPVHGSAPNIAGKGIANPIAQIWSLALLFGHIGRPEVEELIVSAIEKVLREGSVKTADIGGQANTQEMGNAICEVIVAMKSIATRSD from the coding sequence ATAACAGCGACTCGAATAGCGATTATCCCAGGAGATGGCATTGGCAAGGAAGTAATGGAAGAGGCCATCAAAGTGCTGGAGGTTTTACAGGAGCATGATCATACACTACAAATAGAAGCAACAATATTTCCGTGGAGTTCAGATTATTATCTAGAACATGGGCGAATGATGCCAAATAATGCGCTCGAAACATTGGCGCAATATGATGCGATATTATTTGGCGCAATTGGTGATGACCGCGTACCTGATGATGTCACGGTGTGGGAGTTAATCATGCCGATACGCAAACAATTTCAGCAGTATGTAAACTTCCGACCGATTAAATCACTGCCAGGTATTGCCTCACCGTTAGCAAATGGTAAGAATATTGATTTTGTCATTTTCCGAGAAAACGCAGAAGGGGAATATTCTAATAGTGGGGGACGTATATACAACGATCAACCGCAGGAAATGACCATTCAAAATACGATTATGACACGTATAGGTATTGAAAAAATTGTGCGTGCTGCTTGCAATTATGCGCATAAACATCATAAAACGAAAATTACGAGTGCCACAAAGTCAAATGCCATCATACATTCGATGAAGTTTTGGGACGAGCACACGAAAAGGGTGCTCGGGAATACGTCGCCAACACTTCAGTTGGAATCTATTTATATTGATGCGTTAGTAGCGTATTTTGTGGAGCGACCACAAGATTTTGAAGTCGTTGTGGCCTCGAATTTATTTGGTGATATTTTATCGGATTTAGGATCTGCGCTTGTTGGGGGTCTTGGTCTTTCACCCTCTGCAAATCTCAATCCTGAAAAAGCGTTTCCGTCTATGTTTGAGCCTGTGCACGGTTCGGCACCTAATATTGCAGGAAAGGGCATTGCAAATCCAATCGCCCAAATTTGGTCACTTGCTTTACTGTTTGGACATATCGGTCGTCCAGAGGTAGAGGAGCTTATTGTGTCAGCGATTGAGAAGGTGCTAAGAGAAGGTAGTGTCAAAACTGCAGATATTGGCGGTCAGGCAAATACACAAGAAATGGGTAACGCGATTTGTGAAGTCATTGTAGCGATGAAATCAATAGCAACAAGGAGTGATTAA
- a CDS encoding ankyrin repeat domain-containing protein: protein MDWKEVSKTDDLSRVLKAAAELDVNERDERGRTPLMLFLTNRMPVQAIEVLIEHGVELDAQDKLGDTPLKKAVKFKQIEALLAHRSWGKTGLATGHISYSLECGPYR, encoded by the coding sequence TTGGATTGGAAAGAAGTTAGCAAGACAGATGATCTGTCTCGTGTACTGAAGGCAGCAGCAGAACTGGATGTGAATGAACGGGACGAACGGGGGAGAACACCGCTGATGCTTTTTTTGACAAATCGAATGCCTGTTCAGGCGATAGAGGTATTGATAGAGCATGGAGTAGAACTTGATGCACAGGATAAACTTGGTGATACACCACTTAAAAAAGCTGTAAAGTTCAAGCAAATTGAAGCCCTTTTAGCTCATCGAAGCTGGGGCAAAACTGGACTCGCCACTGGGCATATTAGCTACAGCTTGGAATGCGGCCCGTACAGATAA